In the genome of Streptomyces violaceoruber, the window GCCCGTGACCAGCGCGAACCCGGAGAAGAGCACGGCGTCACCGAAGTAGTTGATGTGCATCGAGTGCTTGAACAGGCCTTCGGTGTAGAGCTTGCCCTTGTTCTCCGGGCGCTTCTTCCAGAGTTTGCGCTGGTACTCCGACCCCGTGTTCAGGTAGGACCCGAGGAGGTACAGCACGACGCCCAGCCAGGTGAACGCGCTCACGCCGGCGTCGTTGGTGCCGCCGAAGTACGCCATCGTGCCGTGGATCACCAGGACCCAGATCCCGATGGTGGCCGACTCCGACCACTCCATCTTGCGCTGGAGCATCACGAAGTTCGTGGCGATGAAGCGCAGCAGGTAGAGCACCGACAGGGTCGCCAGCAGGACCCGGCGCAGGGTCACCGCCTCGTCGAAGTCGGTGCCGAACCAGTCGGCCACGGTGTCCGCGCCGCCGAACAGGAACCACACGGCGCCGGCCACGGCGACGGTGTTGAAGGCCGTCACCAGGGCCTTGGGGCCGGTCGACGCGTCGTATCCGCCGTACATCTCTCACTCTCGCTCTCTCTTGTCCGTCCCCCGTCTTCGGGTCTACGGGCGCGCGGCGGCGTCCTCCTTGGGCTTGGTGCCGCGTCGTCCGCCGGCCGCTCCCCTGCCGTTGCCCGTGGCACGGGCCGCTGATCCGCCCCGCCCCGCCGCTTCCGGCTCGGGCTCCGCCGCCCGCGCCGGTGACGAGGGCGCGGCCGAGGCGTCCGCGATCAGCTTGGCGCGCATCGAGATGTACTTGGCGTTCATCTCGTCGACGGGGATGAACTTGTTCACGCCGCCGGCGCTGATCTTGGGTTCCTGGTGTTCCATGATGCGGACGTCCTGGGGGTCCTGCACCCACTTCTCCATGTAGAGGGACGCCCAGGGCAGCAGACGGCGCAGCGGTTCGAACCTCAGGACGGGCTTGACCTGTTCGTACTCGTACCAGCGCAGGATGTGCTCGGTGTTCTGGTCGTCGATGGGCACCAGCCAGGAGGTGGTCTCGAACTGCTCGGTCTGCACGTGCACCATGCACGGGAAGGTGAACGTGATGACGTAGTGGGTGGTGTTGGTGGGGTCGTCCTCCTGGCAGTGGTCGAAGGAGTAGCGGATGGTCTGCCCCTCCGCCTCCGTCTCCACCCGGTGGTTGGTGATCCGGGTGGCGGCCAGGTACCGCTCGCGGCCGTCGAGGCCGAACTTGCTCGGGGTTCCGTACAGGAGCAGGTAGTCGATGTAGTTGAACCAGTGGTCCCGGTGCACGTAGGTCACGTGGTAGAACTCGAGCAGGCTCTCGATGTAACGGGTGTAGTGCACCGGGCGGGTCCAGCGCTTGGTGGCGTACAGCTTCCGGTTGTCCGTCACCTCGGCCGGGGCCGCCACCGGCGGCAGGTCGGCCGTCGGGCGCTCGTCGCCCCACCACATCCACACCAGGCCGAACTGCTCCCGGACCGGGTAGGTGGGTACCCGCAGCGAGCCGGGGATGCGGGCCTCGGAGCCCATCGCCGGGATCACCCGGCAGGCACCGTCGGCTCCGTAGCGGAAGCCGTGGTACGGGCATTCGATGGTGTTGCCCTTCATGCGGCCGTCGCCGAGGTTGGCGCCCTTGTGCGGGCAGCGGGCGCCCTGGCAGACGAGGTTGCCGTCGATGTCGCGCCAGAGCACGAGGTCCTGGCCCATGCGGCGCACACCGAGCGGTTTGTCGTTGCCCACCTCCTGCGCCTCGACGATGGGATACCACTGGTTGGGGATCATCGGGTCGTCTCCCGTCTGGGGTGTGGTCCGCCCCTCGGGGGGGCGGTCGTGGTCCGGTGTTGCGGCGGTGGCCGGCTTCAGTCGGTGGTGGCTCCGGCCGGGGTCCCGGCGGCCCCGGGCGGGCCCTGCGGGTCGGTGTCCGCGCTCTCGACGACCTCGACCGTGCCCGCGTCGCCGTCCACCACGATCAGGTCGCCGGTGTTGATGCGCTGGGTGGCGTCCTTGGTGTTCACCACCGACGGGACGTGGAACTCGCGGGCCACGATGGAACTGTGCGAGAGCATCGACCCGATGTCGGTGACGACCCCGCCCGCGATGGCGAACAGCGGCGTCCAGGAGGCGTCGGTGTACCCGGTCACGAGGATCTCCCCGGCCTCGAACTCGTCGGCCTGCCACACCAGGTCCTCGACGATGCGGGCGCGGCCCACGATCCGTCCGGGGCTGGCGGCGAGGCCTTCGAGCCGGGCGCCGTCGGCGGCGGGCCGGACCGAGGCGGTGATGTCGTGGACGCCGACGAAGGTCAACGGCGGTTCCGGGAGCCGCTTGTTGTGTTCGTGCAGCCGGCGGGCCGCGTCGATGCGGGCCCGGTCGAAGACGCGTACGGCGTCCTCGTCGCCGGCGAGGTAGCGGCGCACGTCCTCGAAGTCCAGGTGGGCGATCTCGTCCGGGGAGTGCAGGACACCGTCGGCGACCAGGCGCCGGCCGACCTCGTAGACCACGTTCCGCACCAGCCAGATGGACGTGATCATGGACATCCGGGTGGTCTCCCGCAGCTCGCTGCACAGGGCGTAGAGGGAGATGACGGTGTCCAGGACCTGGCGCTTGGGCATCGGCAGCCGGCCCAGCACCTCGCGGGAGTCGTCGGACCAGCCGCTGCTGCGGCGGAGGATGTCGTCGATGGAGAAGCCGTCGGCGACGTAGCGCCGGATCATCTGGAAGATGTAGGAGGGGTCGTCGATCCACCTCGGGTGGGTGATCTCCATCTCCTGGTGGCCGCGGGTGCCGTTGGCGCGCAGGAACGGCTCCATGTGCCGGTCCCAGAAGCGCTGTCCGGCGGGGTCCTCGCGCAGCAGCCGGGCGATGTCCTCCAGCGGTTCGTCCTTGATGATCCGCAGGACGGCCGGGTCGTTCTTGGCGGCCTGGGCGACCGACCAGACCTCCTTGGCCGACTCGACGGTGCGCAGGCTGGACATGTCGGTCTTGACGCGGTTCTGCAGGCCCACGCCGTCGCTGCCGAGCCAGCGGGCGCACAGCTCGGTGAGCAGGCCGTAGAAGGCGAACGCGTTGATGTAGTACGGCATGTAGCCGATGTGCATGTCGTGGAACCAGGCGAGGTCGCGGTGGAGTTCGCCGTGCAGTTCGCGCCTGCTCATCCGGGTCAGGTCGAGGCCGCGGGCCCGGTCGAACTCGTAGAGCCGGGCGTCGACCATCTGCTGGGAGCGGGACTTCATCTGCGTCATCTCACGGGCCGTGTGCTGGAGCCAGTGGACGGTGGAGAGCAGGTCCTCCATGCCGCCGGGGAAGGTGCCGAACGGGTTCTCGTAGTCGGCGAGGTCGACCTCCTCGCTGACGAAGCGGCTGGTGAAGTGGCGCTGGTCGCGGGTGGGCAGGCACTGGGCCAGCAGGTAGGAGCTGTAGGAGATGTTGAGGTAGACGTGGCCCTGGTAGAAGCCCATGTGCAGGTCGGCCTCGCCGGTGTCGCGCACGCCGAGGGCGCCCGCGCAGTCGGTGTGCACGTTGCGCTGGTAGTAGCGGGCGAAGCTCAGGCCGAGCGGGGTCATCAGGCCGACGAAGATCTCCCCGATGTCCATGCGCGACCACAGGGTGCCGTTGAGGACCGGCTCCGGCTGCGGGGCGACGTACGGGCTGAGCGCGCCGGACGGGGCCGCGGGGGCGGCGGGCCGGGTGGTGATCGGGCGGGTCTGGAACAGGTGGAAGACGCCGTCGCGCACGCCCCACTCGATGTCCTGCTCGCTGCCGTACAGGTCGCGGATGCGGACGGCCAGGGCGCCGAGTTCGCGCAGTTGGTCGTGGGTGAGGCAGGGGACGCTGCGGGCCGCCGCGTCGACCTTCGTCATGCCGATGCGGCCGGGCTCCAGGGGCGCGCACTTGGTGACCTTGTAGCGGACCCGTTCCTCGACGACCTCCAGCTTCTCGTCGTCGACGACGAAGAAGTCGCTGGAGACCTGCCCGGAGACCAGCCCTTCGCCCAGGCCCTGGCAGGCCTCCACCACGAGGCGGTGCGGGCGGGGGTTGACCGGGTCGACGGTGAACATCACGCCGCTGACGTCGGTGTGGATCATCTCCTGGACGACCACGGCGAGGGCGTCGGGGGCGTCCCTGTCCCGGTACACCGTGGCGCGGTCGGACCACAGCGAGGCCCAGCACCGCAGGACCGCGTCCAGTACGTCCTCGTCGCCGCAGACGTCGAGGACCGTGTCGTGCTGGCCGGCGAAGGACTGTGCGGCGGAGTCCTCCCGCAGTCCGGAGGAGCGCACCGCCACGCGGGGGCGGCCCATGCTGCCGTAGGCGTCGAGGACGGCGTCCGCGATCGCGGCGGGCATCCGGGTGCCCAGGATGCGCTCGCGCAGGGTGCGGGGGTCGGCGCCCGCCGCCTCGGCGGCGATCCCGGTCTCCCGCAGGTAGGCGTCGAAGAGGGCGGTGGTCAGGCAGAAGGCGGGCGGGACGGGCAGACCCGCGGCGGACAGCTCCGCGAGGCGGGTGCCCTTGCCGCCCAGTTCCCCCCGGTGGCCTCCGGCCGGGCCGCCCGCGCCCAGGGTGACGACGCAGGCGGCGTGCCCGGCCGGGTCGGTGACCGGGCCGGCGGGGCCTTCGCCTGCTCCGGCGGGGGTCGTCGTGTCGCTGACGTGCGTGTCCATGGCGGGTGTGTCTCCTCGGCGGTCAGGCGTGCGCGACGCGCTTGCTGGTGCCCGTGAAGGCGTGGAACTGCTCGCCCGGGACGATCCGGGTGGCCTCGACGTCGTCGAACCCGGCCTGGCGGAGCTGGTCGGCCAGTGCGTCGGCCTGCGGCAGCGGGCCGCCGAAGTCGGCGTAGGTGAACCAGAGGTTGAGCGCTTCCAGACCGACGTTCCCGCCCTTGCAGGAGGTGGTGAGCAGCAGCCTGCCCCCCGGTGCCAGCAGGTCGTGGGCCCGGCGCAGGGCCTCGACCCGCTCGGCCTCGGGGAAGTAGTAGATGTTGTTGTGCAGGGTGACCAGGTCGAACTGGGGCTGCGCGTCGAGGGTGCGCAGGTCGGCCTGCCGGGTCTCGACCCGGTCGGTCAGCCCCCACTCGGCCATGTTCGCCGCGGCGCTGTCGGCCACGTCCTGCTGGAGGTCGACGGCGAGCGCCGACAGGCGGGGGTTGAGCTCGGCGGCGTAGCGGACGTAGGTGCCGCTGCCGCAGCCGACCTCCAGGAGCCGTACGGGCGCGTTCCGGTCCAGGGTGCGGGCGATGGCCTCCTCGACCAGCGGCTGGATCACCCGGGTGGAGCGGGCGATGACCAGGCCGTCCTGGTCGTCGAGGGAGAAGCGGCGGCCCTCGCGCAGCATGCGGGGGCCGTTCAGCAGTGCGGGCACGTGGAAGCGCAGGACCTCCTCCAGCGCGGCGGCGATCGCGTCGTTGCCGGGCTGGGCGAGCGCCTTGGCGGGCAGGCTGCGCAGCTTGTAGCAGCCCTCGCGCTTGCCCAGGTCGCCGAGGCGGATGCCCATGTCCAGCCACTCCTTGAGGCGCGGCAGGTCCTCGTCGTCGATGTCGAGCCGTTCCGCCAGCGACTCCAGGTCGCAGGGGCGTACGGCGAGGGCGGCGAGCACGCCGGAACTCGCCGCCGAGGCCAGGAAGGCGGCCCGGTACACCGGCTCGACGAAGCCCTTGGACAGGGCCAGGAGCAGCGGCATGTGCGGATTGCCGAGCACCTTGGTCACGGTGCGCAGGTCGGTCAGCGGCGCCTCGACGCGGCTGCCGACGCTCTTGGCCAGGCTCAGAATGTCCATGTTGCTTCCCTAGTTGCCTTCCTGTGCGGGGTGGTGCCGAGGGCGTCGAGTTCGGTGCCCAGGTGGGCGAGGAGCCGGTCGCGGGACGGGCCGCCGTTCAGGAAGAAGTGGTTGCCCGGCAGGTGGCGCCGCAGGAACGAGCCGGTGGTGTAGGGCCGCCAGGCCTCGACCATCTCCGGGGTGGCGATGGGGTCGGCGGCGGCGGAGAACGCGGTCGTCGGGCAGTCCAGCGGTGGCCGGGGGTGCCAGTCGTAGCGCTCGCAGGCGCGCAGGTCGGCGCGGAGCACCGGGAGTCTGCGGTCGAAGTAGGCGGCGCCCAGGGTGTCCGCGTCGTCGAGGCCGCCCAGGTCCCGGATGACCTCGCGCAGGGCGGTGTCGGACAGGGTGTGGTCGGCGCGGTCGCCGTACAGGTGCGGGGCCCGGCTGCCGGAGACGAACAGGTGCCGGGGCCGCGGTGCCCCGCGCCGGCGCAGCACGCAGGCCACCTCGTAGGCGAGCAGGGCGCCCATGCTGTGCCCGAACAGGGCGTAGTCGTGGGTGAGCCGGTGCTCCTCCAGCGCGTCCGCGACCGCTTCGGCGAGGGGTTCCATGGTGTCGTACGGCCGCTCGCGCAGGCGCAGTCCGCGGCCGGGCAGCTGTACGGGTACGACGGCGACCTCGTCGCCCAGCCGCTCCTGCCAGCCGCGGAACGCGGAGACCGTCCCCCCGGCGTAGGGGAAGCAGACCAGGCGCAGCGGGGCGGCCGCCGGGTCGGGCGGCTCGGCGGCCGGTGCCGCGACGGGGCGGGGGAACCAGGCGGAACGCTGGGAGAGCAGGTCAGCGGGCGACATGGGCGCGTCCCTCGGGCGAGTCGAGCCAGGCGACGGTGCGCCGCATGCCCTCCTGGAAGTCGACCTCGCCCTTGAAGCCCAGCTCCTCCTGGGCGCGCCCGATCGGGTAGGACTGGTCGCGGTCGAAGAGGTGGACGGCGTGCCGGGTCAGCACGGGCCGGGAGTCGATGCGCAGGGCGCCCCACAGCTTCTCGGAGACGGTGGCGACGGCGGTGGCGACGGGCGTGGGCAGGCTCAGCCAGGGGGCCTTGACGCCCAGACCCTCGGCGAGTGCCTCGACGTACTCGCGCCAGGTGGTGTCGTGCGGGTCGCGCAGGTTGTAGGCCCGGCCCGCGGTGTGCTCGCCGGTCGCGGCGGCGATGATGCCGTCCACGGCGTTGGAGACGTAGAGCAGCCCGGCGGGCACCCGGCCGCCGCGGATGTACACCATCTGCTTGCCCAGCAGCAGGTTCGCGATCTCGATCACGAAGTCCTTGCTGCCGGGGCCGTAGACGGAGACGGGGCGGACCACCGTGACCGGCTGGCCGGTGCGTTCGGCGGCGGCCCACACGGCGGCCTCGCCGAGCATCTTGCTGCGGTTGTAGGGCAGGCCGATGTCGCGCGGGGCGGTTCTCTCGTCGCAGGGCCGCTCGGGGTAGCCGTAGACGTCGGTGGTGCTGAGGTGGACCAGGCGCTCGACCGTCCCGGCCTCGTGGGCCGCCTCGACGAGGTTCCTGGCGCCGTCCACGTTGACCGCGCGGAACCGGTCCCAGGGACCCCAGTCGGCCGAGAGTCCGGCGCAGTTGTAGACGTGGCGGATTCCGGTGGTGGCCCGGCGCAGGCTGTCGGTGTCACCGAGGTCGCCGACGGTGACCTGGGCGGCGGCCCCGGCGAAGGCCGCGCGGTCGCTCGTGGAGCGCGCCAGGACGCGGACGCGGTGCCCGCGCTCGGCCAGGCGGTGCACCAGGTGACCGCCGATGAAGCCGCTGGCGCCGGTGACCAGGATGTCGGGGGCGGCGGCGGACGGGCTGTCTTGGCTGAGTGAGGACATGGATCACACCAGGAGGTCGAGGGAGTGTTCGAGGTCTGCTTCGCTGTGGTCCGCGTTGATGAAGAAGCGGAGCCGGCACTGGTCGCGCGGGACGGCGGGGTAGCCGATCGGCATGACGTTGACGCCGCGCTCCAGCAGCGAGTTGGAGAGCGCCATCGTCTTCTCCCAGTCACCGGTGATCACCGGGATCACCGCGGAGAGGCGGGAGACGCCGACGTCGAGGCCGCGGGCGCGGGCGCCTGCGCGGAAGAACTCGGCCAGCTCCTGCACCCGGGCGACCCGCTCGGGCTCGTCCTGGACGACCCGCAGCGCCTCCAGGGCGGCGGCGGCGTTCGCCGGGGAGATGCCGGTGGAGAAGATGTGCAGCGGCGCGGTGAACTTGAGGTACTCGATGATCGGGCGGCGGGCGGCGATGTACCCGCCGAGGCTGCCCAGCGCCTTGCTGAGGGTGCCCATCCACAGGTCGACGTCGGCCGGGTCGGTGCCGTAGTGCTCGCCCACGCCGCGGCCGGTGCGGCCCAGGACGCCGATGGAGTGCGCCTCGTCGATCATCAGCATGGCGCCGTGGCGCTTCTTGACCTCGATGAAGCGCGGCAGGTCGGGGATGTCGCCGTCCTGGCTGTAGGCGCCCTCGATGACGACGAGCGCCCTGCGGTGCGAGGCCCGTGCTCCGGTCAGGATGCGGTCGAGGGCGGCCCAGTCGTTGTGCGGGAAGGACCGTCGCCGGGCGCCCGAGAGGATGCAGCCGCGCACGGTGCTGTCGTGGATCCAGGCGTCGTGCACCACCAGGTCCTCCGGGCCGAACAGGTGGCCGACGGTGGCGACGTTGGTGGCGTGGCCGCCGGCGAACACGATGGCCGCCTCGGTACCGATGAACCGTGCTATCTCGGCTTCGAGTTCGTGGTGCAGCGGGGTCTCGCCGAACAGCAGCGGGGTGGCGGAGGCGGAGGTGCCGTAGCGGTCCACGGCGTCCTTGGCCGCCTGGCGCACGCGGGGGTGGTGGGAGAGCGCCAGGTAGTTGAAGGCCGCGAAGTTGACGACCTTGGTGCCGTCGACCGTGGCGAGCGCGGAGTTGAAGCCCTCGTGCGTACGGCCGTAGGGATTGGACCCGCTGGTCCGGGTCTGGCGGAGTCTGCCCTGGAGTTCCGCGTACTCCGCCCAGTCCTCGAAGGCGCGCTCCTGACGTACGGGGGCGGCGGGCGCCGGAACCGGGTCGGGAACGGGGGCGGGGGCTGCGGCGGGTACGGGGGCGGGGGCCGCCTGCAGCGGGGAGGGGGGTGCCGGGGGCGGGAAGGCCTGCGGGGGGTAGGGCTGGGGGACGTAGTAGGCGTACCCGGGAGCACCGTGCGGCGGGTAGCCGTACGGGTACGGGTACGGCACTCCGGGCTGCGGGACCGGGGCGGCGACGGCGTAGCCGTGGGGCGGGGCCGGGAAGGCTCCGTACGGGGCGTACTGCGGGGCCGGGACGGGCGGCGCCGCCGGTACGGCCGCGGGGTGGGCCGGCGGCGCGGCCGGGCCGGTGCCGGCGAGGGCGGGGCGGGCGGTGTGGGCGCCGCCGGCGGGGTCGCCGTCGCGGTCGTCGCCGGCGGCGAGCCGGCCGATGATGTCCTGCACCGTGGGGTCCTCCGGCAGGTCCTGAAGCGTGTGCATCCGTTGGGGGAAGCGGTCGGTGAGACGGCGCTGGAGGTCGGTCCGCATCAGGGAGTCGAATCCCAGCTCGAGGCCGAGCCTGGCGTGCACCGGCAGGTCGGCCACGGGGAATCCGCAGACGCGGGCGACGGTGTCGAGCACGGTGCGGGAGACCTCGCCCGCGGGGCCCGTCGGGGCGGTGCCCGGCACCGTGGGCTGGGACGGCATGGGATCGCCTTCCTGATCGGGAGTGGGGGCCTGGAACCGGTAGGTCCGGCGTTCGAAGGGCGTGTGCGGCAACGGGACCCGGGCGGGCGGGTGTTCGTCGTCCAGGGCGGACCAGTCGACGTCTCCGCCCGCGCACTGGTAGCCGCCCAGCGACCGCAGCAGGGTGCGGCGGCCGGGGGCGCCGCGGCGCAGCGAGGGCAGCCACAGCGTGGGGCGTCCGTCGGGCTCGGGGCCGTCGGCGACGGCGGACCGGCCGAGGTTCAGCAGGGTGGGGTGCGGGCCGATCTCGACGAACGCGTCGCAGCCCGGCCCGCCTTCGGCGCCTCGGTCGCGCAGGCGGGCGAAGCCGTCGGCGAAGCGCACGGTGCCGAGCAGGTGGCGGACCCAGTACTCGGCGTCGACCCGGGTCACGGGTTCGCCGGTGGCGTCGGAGATCCACGGGATGGCCGGGGGGTGGAACTCGACGGCGCGCGCGGCCTCCAGCAGCGGCTCGGCGGCGCCCGCCATCAGCGGTGAGTGGAAGGCGTGCGAGACGGCGAGCGGCCGGACGGTGACCCCCTTGCGTTCCAGGTCGCCGCGGAGCGCCGCGATCCGGTCGGCCGCGCCGGAGAACACCAGGTTGCGGGGTGCGTTGACGGCGGCGAGGGCCACCCGGTCGTGGCCGGCGGCGATCTCGCGCACCGTCTCCGGATCGCCGACGCAGGCGATCATCGCGCCCTCGCCGGGCTGTTCGTCCATGGCACGCCCGCGGACGACCGCCAGCGTGAGGGCGTCCTCCAGGGAGAGGACACCGGCGACGCAGGCGGCGGCGAGGGCGCCGACGCTGTGCCCGAGCACGGCCGCCGGGCGTACCCCGCAGCTCGTCCACAGGTCGGCGAGGGCGACTTCGAGGGCGACCAGGGCGGGCTGGCAGTACCGGGTGCGGGCCAGGTCCTCGGCGCGGTCCGGGTCGAAGAGCAGGTCGAGCAGCGGGATCTCGCCCAGGCCGCGCAGCACCGCGTCGGCGCGCCGCAGGGTGCGGGCGAGGACGGGGTGGGCGTCGTAGAGGTCGCGGCCCATGCCCGGGTACTGGGTGCCCTGGCCGCCGAAGAGGAAGGCGACGGTGGGCGCGGTGCCGTCCGCGGGTCCGCCGCGGGCCACGTCCACGGCGGGCTCCCGGCGGATCAGCGCCTCCAGTGCGGTGTCCAGTTCGTCCCGGGTCGCTGCGGTGAGGACCGCCCGGTGCGGCAGCCGGGAACGGCCGGTGCGGGCGGAGTGGCACAGGGCGGCGAGC includes:
- a CDS encoding DUF1295 domain-containing protein, with the translated sequence MYGGYDASTGPKALVTAFNTVAVAGAVWFLFGGADTVADWFGTDFDEAVTLRRVLLATLSVLYLLRFIATNFVMLQRKMEWSESATIGIWVLVIHGTMAYFGGTNDAGVSAFTWLGVVLYLLGSYLNTGSEYQRKLWKKRPENKGKLYTEGLFKHSMHINYFGDAVLFSGFALVTGTPWAFAIPLIMVCMFVFLNIPMLDKYLAERYGEAFDEYASRTAKFVPYVY
- a CDS encoding aromatic ring-hydroxylating oxygenase subunit alpha; amino-acid sequence: MIPNQWYPIVEAQEVGNDKPLGVRRMGQDLVLWRDIDGNLVCQGARCPHKGANLGDGRMKGNTIECPYHGFRYGADGACRVIPAMGSEARIPGSLRVPTYPVREQFGLVWMWWGDERPTADLPPVAAPAEVTDNRKLYATKRWTRPVHYTRYIESLLEFYHVTYVHRDHWFNYIDYLLLYGTPSKFGLDGRERYLAATRITNHRVETEAEGQTIRYSFDHCQEDDPTNTTHYVITFTFPCMVHVQTEQFETTSWLVPIDDQNTEHILRWYEYEQVKPVLRFEPLRRLLPWASLYMEKWVQDPQDVRIMEHQEPKISAGGVNKFIPVDEMNAKYISMRAKLIADASAAPSSPARAAEPEPEAAGRGGSAARATGNGRGAAGGRRGTKPKEDAAARP
- a CDS encoding PEP/pyruvate-binding domain-containing protein produces the protein MDTHVSDTTTPAGAGEGPAGPVTDPAGHAACVVTLGAGGPAGGHRGELGGKGTRLAELSAAGLPVPPAFCLTTALFDAYLRETGIAAEAAGADPRTLRERILGTRMPAAIADAVLDAYGSMGRPRVAVRSSGLREDSAAQSFAGQHDTVLDVCGDEDVLDAVLRCWASLWSDRATVYRDRDAPDALAVVVQEMIHTDVSGVMFTVDPVNPRPHRLVVEACQGLGEGLVSGQVSSDFFVVDDEKLEVVEERVRYKVTKCAPLEPGRIGMTKVDAAARSVPCLTHDQLRELGALAVRIRDLYGSEQDIEWGVRDGVFHLFQTRPITTRPAAPAAPSGALSPYVAPQPEPVLNGTLWSRMDIGEIFVGLMTPLGLSFARYYQRNVHTDCAGALGVRDTGEADLHMGFYQGHVYLNISYSSYLLAQCLPTRDQRHFTSRFVSEEVDLADYENPFGTFPGGMEDLLSTVHWLQHTAREMTQMKSRSQQMVDARLYEFDRARGLDLTRMSRRELHGELHRDLAWFHDMHIGYMPYYINAFAFYGLLTELCARWLGSDGVGLQNRVKTDMSSLRTVESAKEVWSVAQAAKNDPAVLRIIKDEPLEDIARLLREDPAGQRFWDRHMEPFLRANGTRGHQEMEITHPRWIDDPSYIFQMIRRYVADGFSIDDILRRSSGWSDDSREVLGRLPMPKRQVLDTVISLYALCSELRETTRMSMITSIWLVRNVVYEVGRRLVADGVLHSPDEIAHLDFEDVRRYLAGDEDAVRVFDRARIDAARRLHEHNKRLPEPPLTFVGVHDITASVRPAADGARLEGLAASPGRIVGRARIVEDLVWQADEFEAGEILVTGYTDASWTPLFAIAGGVVTDIGSMLSHSSIVAREFHVPSVVNTKDATQRINTGDLIVVDGDAGTVEVVESADTDPQGPPGAAGTPAGATTD
- a CDS encoding SAM-dependent methyltransferase gives rise to the protein MDILSLAKSVGSRVEAPLTDLRTVTKVLGNPHMPLLLALSKGFVEPVYRAAFLASAASSGVLAALAVRPCDLESLAERLDIDDEDLPRLKEWLDMGIRLGDLGKREGCYKLRSLPAKALAQPGNDAIAAALEEVLRFHVPALLNGPRMLREGRRFSLDDQDGLVIARSTRVIQPLVEEAIARTLDRNAPVRLLEVGCGSGTYVRYAAELNPRLSALAVDLQQDVADSAAANMAEWGLTDRVETRQADLRTLDAQPQFDLVTLHNNIYYFPEAERVEALRRAHDLLAPGGRLLLTTSCKGGNVGLEALNLWFTYADFGGPLPQADALADQLRQAGFDDVEATRIVPGEQFHAFTGTSKRVAHA
- a CDS encoding thioesterase II family protein produces the protein MSPADLLSQRSAWFPRPVAAPAAEPPDPAAAPLRLVCFPYAGGTVSAFRGWQERLGDEVAVVPVQLPGRGLRLRERPYDTMEPLAEAVADALEEHRLTHDYALFGHSMGALLAYEVACVLRRRGAPRPRHLFVSGSRAPHLYGDRADHTLSDTALREVIRDLGGLDDADTLGAAYFDRRLPVLRADLRACERYDWHPRPPLDCPTTAFSAAADPIATPEMVEAWRPYTTGSFLRRHLPGNHFFLNGGPSRDRLLAHLGTELDALGTTPHRKATREATWTF
- a CDS encoding NAD-dependent epimerase/dehydratase family protein, whose amino-acid sequence is MSSLSQDSPSAAAPDILVTGASGFIGGHLVHRLAERGHRVRVLARSTSDRAAFAGAAAQVTVGDLGDTDSLRRATTGIRHVYNCAGLSADWGPWDRFRAVNVDGARNLVEAAHEAGTVERLVHLSTTDVYGYPERPCDERTAPRDIGLPYNRSKMLGEAAVWAAAERTGQPVTVVRPVSVYGPGSKDFVIEIANLLLGKQMVYIRGGRVPAGLLYVSNAVDGIIAAATGEHTAGRAYNLRDPHDTTWREYVEALAEGLGVKAPWLSLPTPVATAVATVSEKLWGALRIDSRPVLTRHAVHLFDRDQSYPIGRAQEELGFKGEVDFQEGMRRTVAWLDSPEGRAHVAR